A stretch of Myceligenerans xiligouense DNA encodes these proteins:
- a CDS encoding proline racemase family protein, with product MRHRERTLELLDTQSGGDVSRIVVDGVGPLPGATVLEKARYLEREGDGLRRLLLSEPYGDPAMSVDLIVEPSHPDAQAGYIIMEAMGYPLYSGSNTICTATALLQSGMIPMREGSQSVVLESPAGLARIRAQVTDGRVVSITTQGEPAYVAEEGLSVEVPYYGEVRFDLVWSGAYYAMIDASRHDFTLGATEQIALTAFGDAFVRAARPGLLQVHPELGDVGPLPFAHFMGPVREAGRTGSGHVRYQSPSATYVHPGVLCRSPTGTGTSARLALMARRGEIHEGDELETISPRGSRFIGAVLDNAQVGDYPALHSTITGGARLMAHSHITVDLDDPLVDESDLEHVLSAPSGAGATDGVAIR from the coding sequence ATGCGGCATCGTGAACGGACCCTGGAACTCCTGGACACGCAGTCCGGGGGAGACGTCAGCCGGATCGTCGTGGACGGTGTCGGGCCGTTGCCCGGCGCCACGGTGCTGGAGAAGGCCCGCTACCTCGAGCGCGAGGGCGACGGGCTACGGCGGCTGCTGCTGTCCGAGCCGTACGGCGACCCGGCGATGTCCGTCGACCTGATCGTGGAGCCGTCACATCCCGACGCGCAGGCCGGCTACATCATCATGGAGGCGATGGGGTACCCGCTGTACTCGGGCTCCAACACCATCTGCACCGCGACGGCACTCCTGCAGAGCGGCATGATCCCGATGCGCGAGGGATCCCAGAGCGTGGTCCTCGAATCACCCGCCGGCCTGGCGCGGATCCGCGCGCAGGTCACCGACGGCCGGGTCGTGTCGATCACCACCCAGGGCGAGCCGGCGTACGTGGCCGAGGAAGGACTGTCCGTCGAGGTGCCGTACTACGGCGAGGTGCGGTTCGACCTCGTGTGGAGCGGCGCGTACTACGCGATGATCGACGCCTCACGCCACGACTTCACCCTCGGGGCCACCGAGCAGATCGCGCTCACGGCGTTCGGCGACGCGTTCGTCCGCGCGGCCCGGCCGGGCCTGCTGCAGGTGCACCCGGAGCTGGGCGATGTCGGCCCGCTGCCGTTCGCGCACTTCATGGGCCCCGTGCGGGAAGCCGGGCGGACCGGGAGCGGACACGTGCGCTACCAGTCGCCGTCGGCGACGTACGTGCATCCCGGCGTGCTGTGCCGCAGCCCGACCGGCACCGGGACGTCGGCCCGGCTGGCACTCATGGCCCGGCGCGGTGAGATCCACGAGGGCGACGAGCTGGAGACGATCTCGCCGCGCGGCAGCCGGTTCATCGGCGCGGTCCTCGACAACGCGCAGGTCGGCGACTACCCGGCGCTGCACTCGACGATCACCGGCGGGGCACGCCTGATGGCGCACTCGCACATCACGGTCGACCTGGACGACCCGCTGGTGGACGAGTCCGACCTGGAACACGTGCTGTCGGCGCCGTCCGGTGCGGGTGCGACGGACGGCGTGGCGATCCGGTAA